The window AGGAGTTGTTTACCATTACATAGACACCATTGCTTTGAAGTTTGTTCCGTATTTATTTAAACACTTCCTACACATTTATTTGAACGCTCCATGATGGCTCCGTTTGTAGGAACTGATCACCACGCTGTATATAGGATTTCTTGGCCTCATCTTCTCCTCCTACTTTGTTTACCTCGCAGAAAGAGACCCGGAAGACAAGAGGAAAGATTTCAACAGCTACGCAGACGCCCTCTGGTGGGGTGTGGTGAGTACAAATCCTTAAGGTGGTTTGATCATGCGATAGGAGAGACAACTCTTACGAGGATCAATTTATATTTCGTCATAAAATTGACATTATAGTAATCAGCCGTATTCAGAATTTACTCCAGAAATGTATGCCAAAACTGTTTTAACGTATTaatgaatatgaattaaaaatccgtttgaaaatacATCAGTAGAAAAAATTTAACGAACGCACAGAGGTGTATGAATTACACCCTTATGCAAAACAAGATTACATTATAACggccaaaaaatgtaaaatgtaatttttctattcacaagctacatgtatagtttaGTAAAGAAACAATCCCACAAGTCCTAACTTTGAAATTCAATCTTGATCGAGTAACTCTTATATACTTCTGAACAGAGCCCTCCTCTCACACGACATTCAAATACTAGTAGTCTAAAACTGACTTTGAAAACCTAGTCCTCTCTTTAATTTCATAcctcttatcttttttttctcaattcttTGTGTTTTACATTTCTATTCGCccaacaaataaaatgtttgcattgcAATCGTCTTCCAGATAACGGTGATGACGATAGGGTATGGGGACAAGGTCCCGGAGACCTGGATGGGGAAGATAGTCGCCTCTTGCTTTGCCGTGTTTGCGATTTCCTTTTTCGCTCTACCTGCAGTAAGTTTGCTTCTAATATTCGTTCATTTTGAGAGTACTGTATTATTTGTATTGTGTGTTGCAgcaaatttataaacaaatcatcatcAACTCTCATCAACCTCACACCTAGCAAAATAATAATTAGAGCAGCATGTAACtttatttgtataaatttattACCATTCGCTTTTGACAGAAAAGTTTTAAACCTTGATACAATTTGGTTGTGGGGAAAATAATGTAATTCCATATAATGGGTCTTTATAAATCTGCATTTGCCAAGTTGAATGAAGATTCAAAGACCACATAACTTTCAATCAAGATGTTTTGCATGCAGGAGATCGCAACACTAATcgagtttgaatgaattttaaggGAATTCTTGGATCCGGGTTTGCATTGAAAGTTCAACAGAAACAAAGACAGAAGCACTTTAACAGGCAGATTCCAGCCGCCGCTACACTGATACAGGTAGGATGACCGAGGGGAGAGGAATTCCAACCTGAAGAATTAGACGTAGAAAATCTGCATTATCCTGTTATAATCTGTATTATGCAATCGTGTGGAGGAGACATATACACAGCGCGAATGCAAAACACGTTTATGTCAAACGATCGCCCATCTCTAAAATAATCACTctcgcccccccccctttcagttaaaaatatatacatgcatatctGATTTACTCGTTGGAGTAAGTTCCCGTAAACAGTCTCAAAATTCATGGGGATTGATTTGTTGGTGGGGGTTCACAAGAAATGCATCGAATCTGGTCCCTCAAATATTTTGGTTTCAAAATATAAGGTCAATCGCCCTGACGTACATGCAGTCTGTTAGTTTGTTGAAAAACCAACCATAATGGCATCATCTTATCGATCTTTGCATTTTTCCATCCTGTAATATGTGAGAATTTTCAAGCACTGTGCTTAAGTACATaaaatagcatcgttaatttaAATCACACACAATCAATAATAAACTTTGTCCAAACATTTGCTATAATCTACAAATTTTGAGTCCCAGCAGAGTTTTCCCCCCAAAACATCCGCCTTCTTTCTAGCTAGGTTTCAATACTAATGAATTGTAAGGAATGTATGGACAAAATTCTCATTGTGAGAGGGTGATTTGATTTCAGTGTGTTTGGCGATGCTTTGCAGCAGACCCCTCCAGCCACTCGGAAGCCACGTGGAAAATTCACATCCATGACGCCTCCAACGAGGAGAACATGTTGGCGCGCATGGCCCGGCGCGCAAGTTTGACGCTCCGGAAGCGACGCTCTTCCCGAATGGACTCGCTTGGCAACCACTACAGGGAGAGCATGTCCTCGGTGTTTGTAGAGGACAAGATGGGTACGATTATAGCagtcatattacatgtagagTCAACAGGAACAGAATTAGATATCCTGATGGTTGTAGCATTCACACCATCCGCAAAGCCACCCCCCTCCGAGGAGGGGCGGCAGAAATATAGTGCTGTATTGTTGATTTTACAAGATTCTTATTTCAATCAATCGAGTTAATTAACACTAGTATATTTATgtttagttacatgtatgatCGGAATGCCCTCTAATTTATTGGTTCTTAAATATTGTGATTATTTCGTTTGGATTCATCTGTTGTCTTTGAATAAATTTACAAGTGATTATTTTACATGCACTAAGTATTGtgaatgtaaaaaaagtaaGAATATTCCTAAATTCTTACAGCCGGAACTCCACGGAACCCGCGGAGGGATTTCCAGAGGCAGTGTTCGGGTTCTAGTACGTATCATTCCAGTAGCCTAGCCGGCGACAACTATGATGACAATGATTATGACAATGAGGAGGCAGAGAAAGTAGTGCAGTAAGTTATGTTTACTCAGTGATTATGGCAATGAGGAGGCATAAAAAAGTAGTGCAGTAAGTTCTTATTACTCAGTGATTATGACAATTAATGAGGAAGCAGAAAAACAcggatgaagaaaaaaaagagaaatatctttttaacgGAAAATCATGGAGAGGAGATTTttcaaagcccccccccccctcccccccttcTTCACTGGCTAGGAAATAACAACACTTCGTATATAgtatttctacaaaaaaaaatcgcaGACAATGTGACAGCACCCCAAAAACCACAATATGGAAACCCTTTCAGACATGTCGATTATGTAACATGTCAATCTGTTTTCCGATTAATTGGGTTGTTTCGCGATTCCAGATATGATGGAgtgaaaataaatgcatttcctCCATTGTCTATGATGTGACGTGCTGTTGGATTATTTACCGTCATTATTTCATGATGTCGGTGATGCAATTTTGCCATCTCTTGTGCAGCCAATTTTTCAGATGGCAGAGCTCTAGAGATGCGATCTCGGTCCTCGACTTAATTGAATGTAAATCCAATTTTTTCTGAATCTTCTTTTTCGCTGCAGATTAACAGACGCTCACAAAACAGCAATTAGAGTTAttagaaaaatcaaatatttcgtAGCCAGGCGGAAATTTCAGGTATTGTATATCTCTTTGTCGTTTACTATGATAATAAACTCTAAATGTGGTTGCGGTATGTTAACAGTGGTGGAACAATAAACTGAGAGATCTGTTTTCTCGACTAGAGTTCACTGTAGACTCCGATTACACCATATGTTATGAAAGATTTGTCAGTTGCATATTTACCCAAGATTCATTGTAAAGATGTGCTAtcagcaatacatgtatacctatCCTTATATCTAATTATAGGAATTCAGTAAAAAAGATCATATGATAGCACGTGATGgaaaaagtgcaaaaaagtGTATCAGGGACGAATACAATGTTGTACCTTTTCCATTTTATAATACTTTTACGTTTTAAAAAGACTTGCTGCTCAAGTCCCTctggtgtttttttttgcaGCAAGCACGTAAACCATACGATGTACGTGACGTCATAGAGCAATACTCTCAAGGTCATTTAAATATGATGGTCCGAATCAAAGAATTACAACGAAGGTAACGATTTAACACCAtaaaaaacaatacatgtaattcaatcCATGTCATAGGAAGATCTAGATCTGCTTCACTTTGTGACTACATGTATCTTCATTTTCCAGGTTAGATCAAACACTCGGAAAACCCAGTACATTATATGCTAGTGGATACCACAAGGACCGAGAAAAACAGACAATCAGCGCAAGGATTGTTCGATGTGAAAACCAGGTACAGACGTGTTTCAGGGGGAAATTTCGGTGTTTAGTTTTGGATTACGAATATAAATCTTAATAcatcatattaatatttttattgattctttttttctttggaatcATGTACTTTGTGAAATTTTAGTTTACTCTCGCTTCTACTCGCTTCTgaacttaagaaaaatatttttgtttatttaaaaaatctcagtactgaagaactgataAATTTCTCTTTTGCAGTTGAATAAAATGGACCAGAAGCTAGATCAAGTTTTATTTATGGTCAATTCCATACTCAAATCAAAGAATGTAAATGAATCCGCGCAGGAAGACGAAGTTTGAACCAGTTATATGTGTTCTTTTGATCATGTGACATGAAGTGACCTATGAACTTATGTGCAATTTGTTACGCAGgttgtgattttttaaatattatacagTTGACGAATATTTTCTTCATGTTGTAGTTTTTGCACACAAAATATGAGTTTGaacaatcaaaaaaaaaaagaaaaaaaaagaaagataatatattatagtttaaataaaatgaaatctcAGGATGTGTATGCTGTTTGATCCTACTATGTTTAaagaaatgcaaaatataatgcatgtattttatgaaTGGCGCTGTTGagattctataaaatgtattaaagaGATTTCAAGATTGATATGTGCATCATATATAAACATCCTCTTTTTCAATGGACAAGGGGTcgactacatgtatttacatgtattctatTATTAATGATATTGAATTTCTCATAATAGAATTTTAACACCCTAACCCAATTCACATGAAATAAAACAGTAACAGTAAACCTAGATCCTCTTCTCTCAGGAAAGTTCTGTCAAAATGGACATCAATATAgacataaatgaaaaaagaaataaaaatttgatatgcTACATGGATTAACCCGTGCACAAGTTCGCACAGAATTGAACTTATTTCGTTCTTTTGTAGGTTTATACTGAGAACAATGCGCCCGACATGTTACTTATGTGTTTCATTGATGtttaagaataaagaaaatttaaaactgtCTATAACAATGTCTTGAATTCTCtgaatttaaaaacttaaaagtaATACATGTTAAAACATtcactttcaaaatttgtaaatcCCAAATAATTGACCATTACCTAAAAACATTATTACTACTATTGTAAGTGTGGCACCTTATAGATGAAATTggtacatttaaaaattttaaataccccccccccctaaaaatgataatttctaataaaaacaagcttttttaaaagtgttcTTATAGGGAACCTAAAAATTTATACGATTACTTCCAGaagaaaataatttcttaatttaaatctatctaggatttaaaaaaaaaatcctttatagattaaaattctggttaaaagaaatgtttcttACGGGAAAATTACCGATGCATAGTCTGatatatttagtttttataGGAAATAATTTTATGGTAtcggaaataattttttttatactgattTAAGAATCGGGACATCCAAGTGTTTAAATGccgtaagtattttttttttttgcctgacGAATTTTTCATAGAGATCATCAAATTTGGAAGGTAATAGCTTACCTGTCAGGTGAGTCTAAGACACATAcacaaaattaataatgttCTGTCAAAGCAATGCCTATCATTTGCAtgcataaattttgaaaacggGGCCTTCGACAGGTGCAAAAATAGCATAATTATCATAAATATAAAGAAGATTTTATAATTGATATACTAGACAGTCATGTATCATTGAAGTATGTCTTTCAAGTGATTTTATCTTTGTCGTTCTATGAATGATCGACTCATACTATGTACAAGTTAATAAGACAAAAAGGGATATTCCGCTGGGTTCTAAAAATAGCAACATAAACACAAATAGCTGGCGTCTTTCTAAATACACTTATTCCAACAGTGTCCACATGGATTCAGCAGGTTAGTAATCATTTAACCATTACTGAACGTAAGATAACATCATTATATTGTCTTTACTTTTTATGTATCGTGTATTTTGTGTTAAAAGTATTAAGATTTGAAAGTATATTCAGAACTGAAAGTTAAATCTGtctatttgatttaaaatggtCAGCTTGAATTATTGTTTTCACtcgtttttgtttaaaaaaatgaataacatATCGAAAAGGGTATAAcactttttattaaatgtacatttgattcgacttttaaaagttatttcccTTTCACATTGAAACGTTTTTCTTCTTCCTCATTCCTTTATATCAGGATACATTGGACAACACATGATGCACATGTACATACCCGATATCAGATACTCGATATATAAAGAATCGTTTATGACTTGGgatatcaataaaacaaaattgctTAAATAATTGGAACATAAATATATGACCTTGATCAATCACGTCAATTTTACAATACTGCTCCAAGgtgtatatattcatataatgcTTTGCGTAACGACATGCGATAAAATATACACCAGGCACACCTTTCACGACATGACTGACAGAATTAGTTTGTGCAGTCTACACAAAAAGCCGAAGGAAAGGGTCAGCTTATTTAACATTTCTTTGATTGGAACCGTGTAAGACGTtgataaaatatgtaatataataattatatgtgAGGTTCATGTTCATAACCTAATTATAGACGCAGATATGGAAGTCTCTTGATTCGCATTGAAACTGGATGTTTTCTTAATGAAGGAATATGTAAACGTCTGTGTATATTCTGCTCAGAACAGGGTTTTGaagataaaacattttcttttaatttcaatttgtttaaaaaaaaggataaagcgcaattacaaaataaacattaggtattttcaatattatacaatatttagttaaaatacattttgattttGCGGCCCGACACGATCAATTCCAccgaatacatgtatatgatgcatatttttttcttttcacttaAAGCAtgataaaaaatagtttaaatcaCATGCATCCATAAGATGTCCAGTctgctggattttttttttcaaattctataGTTTAATTCTTAGTGTAAGCACACCCGACATAAATAGATCTTTTTACCGCCACTATACTATTGACACTTACATTCGTTGCATTTTGCTGGAAGTTATCACGGTTCAGAATATCAACCGACTTTATACAAATAGTTCTATATTGTCATTTCACAACGCTTGTAGGTTTTCTGAATTTATGACAATTTATTGGTTACACACACCACTATAAAACCAGACAGTACATGGGTTTTGAAATCATATTTCGACATTAGATCTTTTTTAGAAATTACTTCCCCTCCAAAAGGGTAAAGGCGAAATAATGGGCAAAGGCGCTATACCGCTTCGAGTGAAAAATAAGCCATAATTTGATTCCAATTAATTTgattaatgtaaatattatttatctgttttattAAGCAATGAATACCCGTTAAATTATGCTAGATATATAAACTCTGGCTACCAACTAAGgaaaagaaatattcaaaaacaaatatccttaataatatattttagaaatgtcATTTGTCAATGTCCATGTAGGTCATGTAAAACATATTCGAAATTATGCATGCAGAAAGTTACAAATATCTAAAGTGACTTAAAGGTTCAAGGTGCTTAGTGCAATTTAAATTAGTtttcacatattttatatattaataattaatatcatTATGATAAACAAATACTTTTACTCACTTATAAGCAAGCATAACATGATTTTCTTAAGGTAGACAATGAGCCGTTATATATACTAAGTGATTAATAATTTGCTgctctcattaaaaaaaatgtgtctgTTTTTAGAAAATCACAGAAAATGGAGTACTTTTCTAAAGCCCCTGTGCAATTTTCGCAAACCGAGGTCCGTAagtaatatcaaaataaagaaccGGGTCCCCGGAACTCAGTGCCTGTCGCAGTCATTCGCCGATAAACTGCTGGGAAACATTGACAAGCCCATCACTGTCATAGGCAGCCCAATGGATGTTAGAAAAGCTGCTAGAAACTTCCAAGaacaaaatgacgtcataacaCAATATCTTCACAGAAAAAAGAATGGGGCATCCTCACCGTCGCTGATTTCACtaaaaaacaaagaagaaaatggAGCTCGCTCTGATGTTTCCAGGCCTGTCACTGATGATTCCATATCTGGAAAGGAAGCCGTGATTGAAATAGGAGATGGTGACAGCCAAGAGCAAGGGACGTCAACTTTTCCTCATCTGGTTTCAAACCCAGTTCTTTCTGGTGATCAAATTAATATCGAATTACTCGACAATTCCAAGGAGAACCCCATTGCTATAAGCGATGATTCCTCTGACGAGGAAGTAAACATTACGAAACTGCTGAATGGTAAACGAAAACTAGACGACACAAGTGTATCAGAAATCTCTGGTCCGTCAAACCAAAAACGTGCCATGCCAGACCAAAGCTTGTATGAAGACAAGACTGAAATGCAAAGTTtccttgataaaaatattttaagcaagGAAGTGACCGTGGATATCATGGAGGATGAGGGCGAGAAGGAAAAATCCAATCAACGACCACTATCAGAGGAATCAGAATCAAACGAACCTGACCGTGGAAAAAGTGACGACGTACAAGATGTAGAACCCGCTGATATTGAAACGAAAAACGGGAATGGAATACCTTGTCACACTGTTAACAAAGATGAAACGCAAAAGTTCGTTGATAAAAACTTGAAGCGAAGTAGTCTGTATGGTAATGTAAATTATTCAATGGTTGTAAATGATGTTTCATCTAAAGAGAGCACCCGTAGTGAGGTACCCACCGATATCAACAAAACACCTCCGCGCGAAGAGTCAAATGCTCCGAGTCAAATTAACGCTTGGAAATCTTTATTACGTGATCATTCGCCATCATGTTCAAAAGCAGAGTTACCTTCTAGTTCCGTTTCACTATTTGATACGGACAGGAATTCAGAAATTCTAAAGAAAACTGAAGAAGAGACTCAGGCAGATGAAGAGTTGCCTGGTATAACTATGTCCGCTATCTTAAATGTTCAGCAAATGTCTGGCTTGAAGAAAGAGTACACGATAGAGAGACCGCGAGCTAGAAACGAATGCAGTCCAAATAAAAAAGACGATATTGACAAACCTTGTTCTCAGTGGAAAATCGAACTATTTGCTCGCTATTTTGATTTCGAGAATTGTGTGGAGGAACTAAATGTAGAGATTTCTGAGGATCACGCTAAATTCTCGGCTGACCTCGATCACATGGTGTCTGAGTTCAAAAGGAGAGTGGGTATAGCTTCATCAGCTGATAAACATCACAAAAGAAGTGAAGAAGGGACGCCGAACTTTGCGTCTTTATGTAGAACAGAAATGGGGACCAGACTGATCCTGAATGAAATACTATTTCCCCTGTGTTCATTTTTGGACTTTTCCGTTGAAATCGAAAGAAACGTAGATTGTCTGTACCTTCCAAACTGTCGATTTGACTATAGAATTTTTGATAAAGATGGTGAAATTGTTGGAGCAGTAGAGACAAAGAGCGCCGGCTCCTTGCGCCCCGACGCCGTGGCGCAGGCGGTGATAGAGCTGTGTATACTACAGACCGAACGCCTCACCAAAACCAAAGATTCCGCCAAACTTAACACGCCCTTGTTCAATGTGTTGACGGACGGCGTTCGGTTTGTTTTCATTGTTCTCAAAGGAAACAAGTTGCACTTTGAGCAGGCCTTCAATAGGATATACGTTAGGGAACTGTCAGATTGGGATGATGTTAACAAACTGTACAAATCCCTGATGCAGCTTCTGCGCTCAGAAAAATCCATGTGTGTCTCAAAAGAGAAAATTGATTGTGATCTGTGATTATAGCAATTCTTTTTCAATGCCAAATCACATggctctttttaaaaaataaattcttgaaGATTTTTATGATGGATTGCAGTtcgctaaaaaaaaatgtgtgccCACGTAAGGATTATTTAATCAGGATCACACAACTTCATATGAAACGGGTATTTGCATTTGTGTCTGTAAAGGTTGATGATGACtgtcaaataaaatgttacttgagtcttaaaattaaaagaaacccACCAATTATTATTGAA is drawn from Crassostrea angulata isolate pt1a10 chromosome 5, ASM2561291v2, whole genome shotgun sequence and contains these coding sequences:
- the LOC128185076 gene encoding potassium voltage-gated channel subfamily KQT member 1-like isoform X2, whose amino-acid sequence is MTAEMDKYEKDEKKSFLPRVEMRGLFRDKGNKTMGKFLPNSTYVVPEYEESEFNSSNHTSIAGNDTKSNSKTLGSLPTTRAHSKNSLQAQIYNFLERPTGWKCFIYHFTVFMMVLICLIFSVLSTIDEYDDFAMETLFWMEVVLVSFFGFEYSIRLWSAGCRSKYMGLKGRIRFAKKPISIIDFIVVVASMVVFTIGSEGQIFAASAIRGVRFLQILRMLHVDRQGGTWRLLGSVIYLHRQELITTLYIGFLGLIFSSYFVYLAERDPEDKRKDFNSYADALWWGVITVMTIGYGDKVPETWMGKIVASCFAVFAISFFALPAGILGSGFALKVQQKQRQKHFNRQIPAAATLIQCVWRCFAADPSSHSEATWKIHIHDASNEENMLARMARRASLTLRKRRSSRMDSLGNHYRESMSSVFVEDKMAGTPRNPRRDFQRQCSGSSTYHSSSLAGDNYDDNDYDNEEAEKVVQLTDAHKTAIRVIRKIKYFVARRKFQQARKPYDVRDVIEQYSQGHLNMMVRIKELQRRLDQTLGKPSTLYASGYHKDREKQTISARIVRCENQLNKMDQKLDQVLFMVNSILKSKNVNESAQEDEV
- the LOC128185076 gene encoding potassium voltage-gated channel subfamily KQT member 1-like isoform X1 gives rise to the protein MTAEMDKYEKDEKKSFLPRVEMRGLFRDKGNKTMGKFLPNSTYVVPEYEESEFNSSNHTSIAGNDTKSNSKTLGSLPTTRAHSKNSLQAQIYNFLERPTGWKCFIYHFTVFMMVLICLIFSVLSTIDEYDDFAMETLFWMEVVLVSFFGFEYSIRLWSAGCRSKYMGLKGRIRFAKKPISIIDLIVVVASVCVFTIGSEGQVFATSAIRGVRFLQILRMLHVDRQGGTWRLLGSVIYLHRQELITTLYIGFLGLIFSSYFVYLAERDPEDKRKDFNSYADALWWGVITVMTIGYGDKVPETWMGKIVASCFAVFAISFFALPAGILGSGFALKVQQKQRQKHFNRQIPAAATLIQCVWRCFAADPSSHSEATWKIHIHDASNEENMLARMARRASLTLRKRRSSRMDSLGNHYRESMSSVFVEDKMAGTPRNPRRDFQRQCSGSSTYHSSSLAGDNYDDNDYDNEEAEKVVQLTDAHKTAIRVIRKIKYFVARRKFQQARKPYDVRDVIEQYSQGHLNMMVRIKELQRRLDQTLGKPSTLYASGYHKDREKQTISARIVRCENQLNKMDQKLDQVLFMVNSILKSKNVNESAQEDEV
- the LOC128185835 gene encoding uncharacterized protein LOC128185835, which codes for MCLFLENHRKWSTFLKPLCNFRKPRSVSNIKIKNRVPGTQCLSQSFADKLLGNIDKPITVIGSPMDVRKAARNFQEQNDVITQYLHRKKNGASSPSLISLKNKEENGARSDVSRPVTDDSISGKEAVIEIGDGDSQEQGTSTFPHLVSNPVLSGDQINIELLDNSKENPIAISDDSSDEEVNITKLLNGKRKLDDTSVSEISGPSNQKRAMPDQSLYEDKTEMQSFLDKNILSKEVTVDIMEDEGEKEKSNQRPLSEESESNEPDRGKSDDVQDVEPADIETKNGNGIPCHTVNKDETQKFVDKNLKRSSLYGNVNYSMVVNDVSSKESTRSEVPTDINKTPPREESNAPSQINAWKSLLRDHSPSCSKAELPSSSVSLFDTDRNSEILKKTEEETQADEELPGITMSAILNVQQMSGLKKEYTIERPRARNECSPNKKDDIDKPCSQWKIELFARYFDFENCVEELNVEISEDHAKFSADLDHMVSEFKRRVGIASSADKHHKRSEEGTPNFASLCRTEMGTRLILNEILFPLCSFLDFSVEIERNVDCLYLPNCRFDYRIFDKDGEIVGAVETKSAGSLRPDAVAQAVIELCILQTERLTKTKDSAKLNTPLFNVLTDGVRFVFIVLKGNKLHFEQAFNRIYVRELSDWDDVNKLYKSLMQLLRSEKSMCVSKEKIDSRTCYQCHEVDDPKSCTTSINCGVGKQCIVSETIGDDFIYHYNMGCVDKSFCSSGTDLPHSPPAVGRRTVYKRNLQFGCCDTDLCNNKLPSELTPTTCPTGTHEFKDGQVQLCYYLLKQERNADDGAKACADTFHGGKLAYIPSRAADDFIKSSIGSEFRGDNSGTFIGVFDKEHELSFVDTDGSPQVFFDWRHGQPNDPNVNDPIREPAQDCVIMYPNDREHFTWQDRPCEVLAWTLCSINIHK